The Deltaproteobacteria bacterium genome contains a region encoding:
- a CDS encoding phosphatidate cytidylyltransferase has translation MSEKNRNLIIRVITALVLLPGVLWLIWRGGVPLALLIGAAASVCALELNQLPRRELTGAAVVSIGGAFVIPLLQEAPAAWVTAETVLSAVVIVAFADALLFEVEIPNAPRRVALAVLGTAYAGILLSALLPLRRMPRGEWWIVLTLVVTWLNDTFAYFAGRAFGRRKLYERISPSKTWEGALGGAAGSIAGAIVVRQIWLPSVPAWGAALIGAGAAILGPVGDLSESMLKRAFGAKDSGNLLPGHGGLLDRIDALLFNAPFVLLCARLLT, from the coding sequence ATGAGCGAGAAGAACCGCAACCTGATCATCCGCGTGATCACCGCGCTGGTGCTCCTGCCGGGAGTGCTCTGGTTGATCTGGCGGGGCGGTGTTCCGCTGGCCCTGTTGATTGGCGCGGCCGCCAGCGTCTGCGCCCTGGAGCTGAACCAGCTCCCACGCCGCGAGCTCACCGGCGCCGCCGTCGTCTCGATTGGCGGCGCCTTCGTCATCCCCCTGCTCCAGGAAGCGCCCGCGGCGTGGGTCACCGCTGAAACGGTCCTGTCCGCCGTGGTGATCGTCGCGTTCGCGGACGCGCTCCTCTTCGAGGTGGAGATCCCGAACGCGCCGCGTCGCGTCGCCCTTGCAGTGCTCGGTACTGCCTACGCCGGGATCCTGCTTTCGGCGTTGCTCCCGCTCCGGCGGATGCCGCGGGGAGAGTGGTGGATCGTCCTCACGCTCGTGGTCACCTGGCTGAACGACACCTTCGCCTATTTCGCCGGGCGCGCATTCGGCCGGCGCAAGCTCTACGAGCGGATCTCGCCGAGCAAGACCTGGGAGGGAGCGCTCGGCGGGGCGGCTGGCAGCATCGCCGGAGCCATCGTCGTCCGGCAGATCTGGCTGCCCTCGGTCCCGGCCTGGGGCGCGGCGCTGATCGGCGCCGGCGCCGCCATCCTCGGTCCGGTCGGCGATCTGTCGGAGTCGATGCTCAAGCGCGCCTTCGGCGCGAAGGACAGCGGGAACCTGCTGCCCGGCCATGGCGGCCTGCTCGATCGCATCGACGCGCTGCTCTTCAATGCGCCCTTTGTCCTCTTGTGTGCACGCCTCCTTACCTGA
- the tsaB gene encoding tRNA (adenosine(37)-N6)-threonylcarbamoyltransferase complex dimerization subunit type 1 TsaB: MRVLALDTSTPFTSCALLEDGRVVREQLIGPPARAGDVLPAALGDLTLVDGVAVGLGPGSFTGLRVGLAAAKTIAYARRLPIAGASSLQAIAMDEPGLVYAATEARKGELFIQPYRDGMPQGDVEVCMAADVRLPEGARLLRKPPPAAAIARLCIPRLRAASYDEGTCFALAPDYVQGFGARRMK; the protein is encoded by the coding sequence GTGAGGGTGCTCGCCCTCGATACCTCGACCCCGTTCACCTCCTGCGCGCTCCTCGAAGACGGCCGGGTCGTTCGCGAGCAGCTCATCGGTCCGCCGGCCAGGGCAGGCGACGTCCTACCAGCAGCGCTCGGAGACCTGACCCTCGTCGATGGAGTCGCCGTCGGCCTCGGACCCGGCTCTTTCACCGGCCTGCGCGTTGGCCTCGCCGCCGCGAAGACCATCGCGTACGCGCGAAGGCTGCCTATCGCCGGCGCATCGAGCCTGCAGGCCATCGCGATGGACGAGCCAGGGCTGGTCTACGCCGCAACCGAAGCGCGCAAGGGAGAGCTCTTCATCCAGCCCTACCGCGACGGGATGCCGCAGGGCGATGTGGAGGTCTGCATGGCGGCAGATGTGCGCTTGCCGGAAGGCGCCCGCCTGCTGCGGAAGCCTCCCCCGGCGGCGGCGATCGCAAGACTTTGCATACCGCGATTGCGCGCGGCGTCGTACGATGAAGGCACCTGTTTCGCCCTTGCACCGGATTACGTGCAGGGGTTTGGCGCGAGGCGGATGAAATGA
- a CDS encoding uracil phosphoribosyltransferase — protein MRDHAYDHIPYRAPQLEHRYGANVHILADPLALTQLAKLCAKGTYQPEINTLVAVLYRDLLRVIVNAEFPRRPTATATRMIDSTPNAVFHGETVDPEVRAVTVNIARAGTLPSQITYDFLNTLLDPRVVRQDHFVMARVLDDASHVTGARIFGSKIGGDVDDAILLFPDPMGATGGSMCTAIDAYKRDVIGKPRKIIAANLIVTPEYLKNVITRHAEAIVYALRLDRGLSPEDVFDTVPGTHWDRERGLDDKQYIVPGGGGFGEIMNNAWV, from the coding sequence ATGCGCGACCACGCCTACGATCACATCCCCTACCGGGCCCCGCAGCTGGAGCATCGCTACGGCGCCAACGTGCACATCCTCGCGGACCCGCTCGCCCTCACGCAGCTGGCGAAGCTGTGTGCGAAGGGCACGTACCAGCCGGAGATCAACACGCTCGTGGCCGTGCTCTACCGCGATCTGTTGCGGGTGATCGTCAACGCCGAATTTCCCCGGCGCCCGACCGCGACGGCGACGCGGATGATCGACTCCACGCCGAACGCCGTCTTCCACGGGGAGACCGTCGATCCCGAGGTCCGCGCGGTGACGGTGAACATCGCCCGCGCGGGCACGCTGCCTTCGCAGATCACGTACGATTTCCTCAACACGCTGCTGGATCCGCGCGTGGTACGCCAGGACCACTTCGTGATGGCCCGGGTCCTCGACGACGCGTCGCACGTAACCGGCGCGCGCATCTTCGGCAGCAAGATCGGCGGAGACGTCGACGACGCCATCCTGCTCTTTCCCGACCCGATGGGCGCGACCGGCGGCAGCATGTGCACCGCCATCGACGCCTACAAGCGCGACGTGATCGGCAAGCCGCGCAAGATCATCGCCGCGAACCTGATCGTCACGCCCGAGTACTTGAAGAACGTCATCACGAGGCACGCCGAGGCCATCGTCTACGCGCTCAGGCTCGACCGCGGCCTCTCGCCGGAGGACGTGTTCGATACGGTTCCGGGAACGCACTGGGACCGCGAGCGGGGGCTCGACGACAAGCAGTACATCGTTCCGGGCGGGGGCGGCTTCGGCGAGATCATGAACAACGCCTGGGTGTAA
- a CDS encoding polyprenyl synthetase family protein yields the protein MTAVSSGGLAELHEAAASPLARPSAAQLLPLAQSAEGIPRLERLLLTAARRAPRELAGAAADLVRAGGKRVRPLLVLLSARAAMPGRRARGRVPLALVAEMVHSATLLHDDVIDDGLTRRGLPAPRVAYGNGVSVIAGDWLLAASLELALRADSPGALEALVRTLRQLVEGEARQIALRGKTDFTSDDALQIAHLKTGSLFAFCGEAGALAARAPVAVVAALRDFGMRSGSAFQIADDLLDFESDAATLGKAVLADVTEGKPSLPLAIALKRLPPLREELAELLKGPPETTEDEVRARVRAFAGRLSRTGALGAARRIAEKERDAALAALERVPHSPTRELLAQVARALLSRSH from the coding sequence ATGACGGCGGTGTCGTCAGGAGGTCTGGCGGAGCTTCACGAGGCGGCGGCAAGCCCGCTGGCGCGCCCGTCCGCTGCACAGCTCCTGCCCCTCGCCCAGTCCGCAGAGGGGATTCCCCGGCTCGAGCGCCTGCTGCTCACCGCCGCGCGGCGTGCGCCTCGCGAGCTCGCCGGCGCCGCCGCCGACCTGGTCCGCGCCGGAGGAAAGCGGGTGAGGCCGCTGCTCGTGCTGCTGTCGGCGCGGGCCGCGATGCCAGGACGGCGCGCGCGCGGGCGCGTCCCGCTCGCCCTCGTCGCGGAGATGGTCCACTCGGCGACGCTGCTGCACGACGACGTGATCGACGACGGGCTGACGCGGCGCGGACTGCCTGCGCCGCGCGTGGCGTACGGAAACGGCGTCTCGGTGATCGCGGGAGACTGGCTGCTGGCCGCGTCGCTGGAGCTCGCGCTGCGGGCCGACTCCCCGGGCGCGCTCGAGGCGCTGGTGCGCACGCTGCGCCAGCTGGTCGAGGGGGAAGCGCGGCAGATCGCCCTGCGGGGGAAGACGGACTTCACTTCCGACGATGCGCTGCAGATCGCGCACCTCAAGACCGGCTCGCTGTTCGCCTTCTGCGGCGAGGCAGGCGCCCTGGCGGCCCGCGCGCCAGTGGCCGTCGTCGCGGCGCTGCGCGATTTCGGAATGCGGTCCGGTTCTGCCTTCCAGATCGCCGACGACCTGCTCGACTTCGAATCCGACGCGGCAACCCTCGGCAAGGCCGTGCTCGCCGACGTGACCGAGGGAAAGCCTTCGCTACCGCTGGCCATCGCGCTCAAGCGGCTCCCTCCGCTTCGCGAGGAGCTGGCAGAGCTCCTGAAGGGCCCGCCGGAGACCACCGAAGACGAGGTCCGGGCCCGCGTCCGCGCCTTCGCCGGCCGTCTGTCCCGAACGGGAGCGCTGGGCGCTGCGCGCCGGATCGCCGAGAAGGAGCGCGACGCCGCGCTCGCCGCGCTGGAGCGCGTCCCCCACAGCCCGACCCGGGAGCTCCTCGCCCAGGTCGCCCGGGCCCTTCTCTCGAGAAGTCACTGA
- the hpt gene encoding hypoxanthine phosphoribosyltransferase: protein MRLSADLEPLFSAEKIAKRVKELGEQIERDYQEKDLVLLGVLKGSYIFMSDLGRAVDLPVSIDFIGLSSYGEATESSGVVKITSDLTRPIERKHVLIVEDIVDTGLTMRYLLDNLATRRPASVKLCTLLHKPSRARTRIPIDYLGFEIEDRFVVGYGLDAADKYRNVPFIGVLRHG from the coding sequence TTGAGACTTTCTGCAGACCTCGAACCGCTCTTTTCGGCGGAGAAGATCGCGAAACGCGTCAAGGAGCTAGGGGAGCAGATCGAGCGGGACTACCAGGAAAAGGACCTGGTCCTCCTGGGCGTTTTGAAGGGGTCGTACATCTTCATGTCGGATCTCGGCCGCGCCGTCGATCTGCCGGTCAGTATCGACTTCATCGGCCTCTCCAGTTATGGGGAAGCGACCGAGTCCTCCGGCGTGGTGAAGATCACGAGCGATCTGACCAGGCCCATCGAACGCAAGCATGTGCTGATCGTCGAGGACATCGTCGACACCGGCTTGACCATGCGCTACCTGCTCGACAACCTCGCCACCCGCCGCCCCGCCTCGGTGAAGCTCTGCACGCTCCTGCACAAGCCGTCCCGGGCCCGGACCCGGATCCCCATCGACTATCTCGGTTTCGAGATCGAGGACCGCTTCGTGGTCGGCTACGGTCTGGATGCAGCGGACAAGTACCGCAACGTCCCCTTCATCGGCGTGCTCCGTCATGGCTGA
- a CDS encoding fibronectin type III domain-containing protein produces MRLAPAFALALAPFAAGAVSLLVNNSTAGVLVGSSNCKTLQLVANWDLGTTPSTGESVLLLGARDPASCTTNPPSPSAQLTRSETLAQTGADTVSANQMAFTDAGTVGCDDPAIADAGSANPVTNVLCVQYRALGGLSSASVNVSYALAKPTPPQDLSFTPGDRHFRVYWSAGNAAEAIATYDVHVVPAGTTSSGGSANTVSAKTNADIEHTDDGTALQNDAGYTVTVVAHDTYGNVSDPSGSITATPVPSSDFYEHYREEGGSALGGHGCTTGGASAWIAGGALVMALLLRRRRKARNGAAVIALFALIAPSARAEDPPSRRFLIGFKMDRYDPKVDSEPGLTGTPYHDVFGPRAPPRYQLEFDWEIAHPFGSLLIGATAGFWQNYGKAILVSSTPGAAQQSQDTATLNVFPFGLIATYRFDWLADRWERFPFIPYAQLGLMRALWVSYDGRGDVSKPPQGGHGSGWSYGYTTALGVAVNLNALDLDLAREAYLDTGIQRTALFAEYGWTHLNNFNRRGGLILSDHAWRFGVSVEF; encoded by the coding sequence ATGCGCCTGGCCCCCGCTTTCGCACTCGCGCTCGCGCCGTTCGCGGCAGGCGCCGTGTCGCTGCTGGTCAACAACTCGACCGCCGGCGTACTCGTGGGCTCGAGCAACTGCAAGACGCTGCAACTGGTCGCGAACTGGGACCTCGGCACCACGCCCTCCACGGGAGAGTCGGTCCTGCTGTTGGGCGCGCGCGATCCGGCCAGTTGCACCACCAATCCTCCTTCCCCGTCCGCGCAGCTCACGCGCTCGGAAACATTGGCGCAGACCGGGGCCGACACGGTCAGTGCGAACCAGATGGCCTTCACCGATGCAGGGACCGTCGGATGCGACGATCCGGCGATCGCCGACGCCGGCTCCGCAAACCCGGTGACCAACGTCCTCTGCGTGCAGTATCGCGCGCTGGGCGGGCTCTCCAGTGCCTCGGTGAACGTGAGCTACGCGCTGGCGAAGCCCACGCCGCCGCAGGATCTCTCGTTCACGCCCGGCGACCGGCACTTCCGGGTGTACTGGTCTGCGGGCAACGCCGCGGAGGCGATCGCCACCTACGACGTTCACGTCGTGCCCGCGGGTACGACCAGCAGTGGCGGAAGCGCCAATACCGTCTCCGCGAAGACCAACGCCGACATCGAACATACCGACGACGGCACCGCCCTGCAGAACGACGCGGGCTACACGGTCACGGTCGTCGCGCACGACACGTACGGAAACGTCTCCGACCCGTCCGGCTCCATCACCGCAACCCCGGTTCCCTCCTCGGACTTCTACGAGCATTACCGCGAGGAAGGCGGCAGCGCGCTCGGCGGACACGGATGCACGACCGGCGGCGCCTCGGCCTGGATCGCAGGCGGCGCTTTGGTGATGGCCTTGCTGCTGCGGCGCCGCCGCAAGGCCCGCAACGGTGCTGCGGTGATCGCTCTCTTCGCGCTGATCGCTCCTTCGGCGCGCGCGGAGGATCCGCCGTCGCGGCGTTTCCTCATCGGCTTCAAGATGGATCGCTACGATCCCAAGGTGGATTCCGAGCCGGGGCTCACGGGAACCCCGTACCACGACGTGTTCGGCCCGCGCGCCCCGCCCAGATACCAGCTCGAGTTCGATTGGGAGATCGCGCATCCGTTCGGTTCGCTGTTGATCGGCGCTACCGCCGGCTTCTGGCAGAACTACGGCAAGGCCATCCTCGTCAGCTCCACGCCGGGAGCGGCCCAGCAGTCACAGGACACGGCGACGCTGAACGTGTTTCCGTTTGGTCTCATCGCGACCTACCGCTTCGACTGGCTGGCGGATCGATGGGAGCGCTTTCCCTTCATTCCTTATGCGCAGCTCGGGCTGATGCGGGCGCTCTGGGTCTCGTACGACGGCAGGGGCGACGTCTCGAAGCCGCCTCAGGGCGGGCATGGCTCGGGTTGGAGCTACGGCTACACGACCGCTCTCGGAGTGGCGGTGAACCTGAACGCCCTGGATCTCGATCTGGCGCGCGAGGCGTATCTCGATACGGGGATCCAGCGGACGGCCTTGTTCGCCGAGTACGGCTGGACGCATCTGAACAACTTCAACAGACGCGGCGGGCTGATCCTCAGCGACCACGCCTGGCGGTTCGGGGTATCGGTCGAGTTCTAA
- the rseP gene encoding RIP metalloprotease RseP, which yields MAFVQSAGFTLLSFALVISVVVFFHELGHLLVGKAVGVKAIRFSIGFGPRLFGFTAGETEYRVSLLPLGGYVKFAGDNPYEEVAPQDRGRGFLEQPPWKKGVIAFAGPAANFALAVALYFVVFAAPHQDLAAKVGYVKPQSPAAQAGLRSGDRIVRIDGEPVEGWSALQEKIRAHAGQPLTMEVERNDARETLRIVPAVHEETNPIETVKHGRIGISAVPRAAQVTVISPDLPAARAGLHTFDKVVKLDGSPIASWEQLQQQIAARADAVTLDLIRPLPVQAPGGTLWSDKPMTVTLPAPEKAGAYGLEPSDLTLFAVQPGGAADEAGLRRGDRVLAVNGRPAFSWGDEVDGAIKAAGTQPLQITVRRDGKELIATVTPHLRKDRDETGVLQDVPDLGAAPDLNAFADAERIWVRYTLPDAARRAVGNTAGFVRAQTIGIVRIVTGHISSRAIGGPLMIADVARKAAENGWRELIVTMGAISVVLGLMNLIPVPVLDGFHVLTAFIEGIRRRPLSVRFREVANVVGIALLLTLMLYAFRNDAMRKWFE from the coding sequence ATGGCTTTTGTACAGTCGGCAGGCTTCACCCTGCTCTCGTTCGCGCTGGTCATCAGCGTCGTCGTGTTCTTCCACGAGCTGGGGCACCTGCTGGTCGGCAAGGCCGTGGGGGTCAAGGCCATCCGCTTTTCCATCGGATTCGGGCCCAGGCTCTTCGGATTCACCGCCGGAGAGACCGAATATCGCGTCTCGCTCCTCCCGCTCGGCGGATACGTGAAGTTCGCCGGAGACAACCCGTACGAGGAGGTGGCGCCCCAGGATCGGGGGCGGGGCTTCCTCGAGCAGCCGCCCTGGAAGAAGGGCGTGATCGCCTTCGCGGGGCCGGCGGCGAACTTCGCGCTCGCGGTCGCCCTGTACTTCGTCGTCTTCGCGGCGCCGCACCAGGACCTCGCCGCGAAGGTGGGGTACGTCAAGCCGCAGTCTCCGGCGGCGCAGGCGGGACTGCGTTCCGGCGACCGGATCGTCCGCATCGACGGCGAGCCAGTCGAAGGCTGGAGCGCTCTGCAGGAGAAGATCCGCGCCCACGCCGGCCAGCCTCTGACCATGGAAGTGGAGCGCAATGACGCCCGCGAGACCCTGCGCATCGTTCCTGCGGTCCACGAGGAAACCAACCCGATCGAGACCGTCAAGCACGGCCGCATCGGCATTTCGGCGGTGCCGCGCGCAGCGCAGGTAACGGTAATCTCGCCGGATTTGCCTGCCGCGCGCGCCGGTCTGCACACGTTCGACAAGGTGGTGAAGCTCGACGGATCGCCGATCGCGAGCTGGGAGCAACTCCAGCAGCAGATCGCTGCGCGCGCCGACGCGGTGACGCTGGACCTGATCCGTCCGTTGCCCGTGCAGGCTCCGGGCGGAACGCTCTGGTCCGACAAGCCGATGACGGTGACTTTGCCGGCGCCGGAAAAAGCGGGTGCGTACGGCCTGGAGCCAAGCGATCTGACCCTGTTCGCCGTGCAGCCCGGAGGCGCCGCCGACGAGGCGGGACTCCGGCGCGGCGACCGCGTCCTGGCGGTCAACGGCAGGCCGGCGTTCTCCTGGGGCGACGAAGTCGACGGTGCGATCAAGGCGGCCGGCACGCAGCCCCTGCAGATCACCGTGCGACGCGACGGCAAGGAGCTCATTGCCACCGTCACTCCTCATCTGCGCAAGGATCGCGACGAGACCGGCGTGCTGCAGGACGTCCCGGACCTGGGGGCAGCCCCCGACCTGAACGCTTTTGCCGACGCGGAACGCATCTGGGTGCGGTACACGCTGCCGGATGCGGCCCGCCGCGCCGTCGGCAATACGGCGGGCTTCGTGCGCGCGCAGACGATCGGCATCGTGCGCATCGTCACCGGACACATCTCCAGCCGCGCCATCGGCGGGCCGCTGATGATCGCGGACGTCGCCCGCAAGGCCGCCGAAAACGGCTGGCGGGAGCTGATCGTGACCATGGGAGCCATCAGCGTGGTGCTCGGGCTGATGAATCTGATCCCGGTCCCGGTGCTCGACGGGTTCCACGTCCTCACCGCCTTCATCGAAGGGATCCGGCGGCGCCCGCTGTCGGTGCGCTTCCGCGAAGTCGCGAACGTGGTGGGCATCGCGCTGTTGCTCACGCTGATGCTCTACGCGTTCCGCAACGACGCGATGCGGAAGTGGTTCGAGTGA
- a CDS encoding ArsR family transcriptional regulator, translating into MTPAPTSSLDAEMGPKEQERRLLHEVADAVGALMEFWGFKRVMGRVWALLYLRGDALSASDLCEQLSISSGAASMALSELEHWAVIRRIRKAGDRREYFEAETDIWKMISRVLRERELVQIERALEVFERVREKLRSLAVPGERSRLEDIAERLGKLVDLARVGRALLVAIVQQGRVDLGPLMRFPRPRR; encoded by the coding sequence ATGACGCCCGCCCCGACATCGTCCCTGGACGCCGAGATGGGGCCCAAGGAGCAGGAGCGCCGCTTGCTGCACGAAGTGGCGGACGCGGTCGGCGCACTGATGGAGTTCTGGGGCTTCAAGCGGGTGATGGGACGGGTGTGGGCCCTGCTCTACCTGCGCGGAGACGCGCTCTCCGCCTCCGACCTGTGCGAGCAGCTCTCCATTTCCTCGGGGGCGGCCTCGATGGCGCTCTCGGAGCTGGAGCACTGGGCGGTGATCCGCAGGATCCGCAAGGCGGGCGACCGGCGCGAGTACTTCGAGGCGGAGACCGACATCTGGAAGATGATCTCGCGGGTGCTGCGCGAGCGCGAGCTGGTGCAGATCGAGCGCGCGCTGGAGGTCTTCGAGCGCGTCCGCGAGAAGCTGCGGTCGCTGGCGGTGCCGGGCGAGCGTTCACGCCTCGAGGACATCGCGGAGCGGCTGGGAAAGCTGGTCGACCTCGCGCGCGTGGGGCGGGCGCTGCTGGTCGCCATTGTGCAACAAGGGCGCGTCGATCTCGGCCCGCTGATGCGGTTTCCGCGGCCGCGGCGTTAG
- a CDS encoding aspartate-semialdehyde dehydrogenase, with translation MRQYKVAIAGATGVVGREMMKVLEEREFPVRELVPLASERSEGQNLEFMGGEVTVQRLKPDSFAGADIALFSPGATVSREFAPHAARAGAVVIDNSSAFRMDADCPLVVPEVNPRDVDLALKPGGRRIIANPNCSTIQLVVVLKPLHEAAGLERVIVSTYQSVSGAGQKGIDELEKQARALFNLEATANEKFPHRIAFNLLPEIGKDSGNGYTDEEMKLVNESRKILGLPGLAVSATCVRVPVFYCHSEAAHLFFKRPLAPDQAREILRKAAGVKVVDELKEHVYPMPLLGAGNDDTLVGRIRSDLSAPNGLALFVVSDNLRKGAATNAVQIAELLARDYADKLSARA, from the coding sequence ATGAGGCAGTACAAGGTGGCCATCGCGGGAGCGACCGGGGTGGTCGGCCGCGAGATGATGAAAGTGCTCGAGGAGCGCGAGTTTCCCGTGCGCGAGCTGGTCCCGCTCGCGTCCGAACGGAGCGAAGGGCAGAACCTGGAGTTCATGGGCGGTGAGGTGACCGTCCAGCGTCTCAAGCCGGACTCCTTCGCCGGGGCGGACATCGCGCTCTTCTCGCCGGGCGCCACGGTTTCGCGCGAGTTCGCTCCCCACGCCGCGCGCGCGGGAGCGGTGGTGATCGACAACTCCAGCGCGTTCCGCATGGACGCCGACTGCCCATTGGTGGTTCCCGAGGTGAACCCGCGGGACGTAGACCTGGCCCTGAAGCCGGGCGGGCGCCGGATCATCGCGAATCCCAACTGCAGCACCATCCAGCTGGTGGTGGTGCTGAAGCCCCTGCACGAAGCGGCGGGGCTGGAGAGAGTGATCGTCTCCACCTACCAGTCGGTCTCCGGCGCCGGGCAGAAGGGAATCGACGAGCTGGAGAAGCAGGCGCGCGCGCTCTTCAACCTGGAGGCGACGGCGAACGAGAAGTTTCCCCATCGCATCGCCTTCAACCTGCTGCCGGAGATCGGGAAGGACAGCGGCAACGGGTACACCGACGAGGAGATGAAGCTGGTGAACGAGAGCCGGAAGATCCTCGGCTTGCCGGGGCTTGCGGTCTCCGCCACCTGCGTGCGCGTGCCCGTCTTCTATTGTCACTCCGAGGCGGCGCATCTCTTCTTCAAGCGGCCGCTCGCCCCGGACCAGGCGCGGGAGATCCTGCGCAAGGCAGCCGGCGTGAAAGTAGTCGACGAGCTGAAGGAGCACGTGTACCCGATGCCGCTGCTCGGCGCGGGCAACGACGACACGCTGGTCGGCCGGATTCGCAGCGATCTGTCCGCTCCGAACGGCCTCGCGCTGTTCGTCGTGAGCGACAACCTGCGCAAGGGCGCGGCGACGAACGCCGTTCAGATCGCCGAGCTGCTCGCACGCGACTACGCTGACAAGCTGTCCGCTCGCGCTTAG
- a CDS encoding serine/threonine protein kinase, whose translation MTAPIGKYKLVRLIASGGMAEVYLARQAGAAGFEKLVCLKRILPHLARDRQFVEMFLNEARLAARLDHPNIVSIFDLGEANGNYFIAMEFIDGPSLRAVAKRAHERGERLPIAEVVKIVSMAAGGLHYAHDLAGPDGKPLGLVHRDISPDNILVHRNGMAKVVDFGIAKAANSSGMTRTGTLKGKVAYMPPEQLRGDALDRRADVFALGVVLYEMLGGKRPWEGDSEVSLIGRMMTEDPQPLSVPRPEAPAGLVAVLERALAKDRDARYASCHDLQADLDALLVSLGQAITPARISDFAKAYAEPVQPPDESTGAAMQALEAEMNGTGAVRAVPARRPQLREARTVVLPRPPPPPPRDRRGMAYGIAAFLCIAALGGAAGYAFLQRRGAFAADIVPIERASVAPRPAEPVAEPATPQLQATEPPPSPTPPVTDAGAAPDAPPVMAQATPSVARAAVPAAPVPPAVPVPPAPESRQAVAAKPKRSIPQATSQPPVQPIITAKGELVLLIRPWARVEVDGQEIGVTPLNEPLMLAAGEHTVRLVNPDLGKDITRTVRITASGREVLKELLDE comes from the coding sequence ATGACGGCGCCCATCGGCAAGTACAAGCTCGTCCGGCTGATCGCCTCCGGCGGAATGGCCGAGGTGTACCTCGCGCGGCAAGCCGGCGCGGCGGGCTTCGAGAAGCTGGTATGCCTGAAGCGGATCCTGCCGCACCTGGCGCGCGACCGCCAGTTCGTCGAGATGTTCCTCAACGAAGCCCGGCTGGCGGCCCGGCTCGATCACCCGAACATCGTCAGCATCTTCGATCTCGGCGAGGCGAACGGAAACTACTTCATCGCCATGGAGTTCATCGACGGGCCCTCGCTGCGCGCGGTGGCGAAGCGTGCCCACGAGCGCGGCGAGCGGCTGCCCATCGCCGAGGTGGTGAAGATCGTCTCCATGGCCGCAGGCGGCCTGCACTACGCGCACGATCTCGCGGGGCCCGACGGCAAGCCGCTCGGTCTCGTCCACCGCGACATCTCTCCGGACAACATCCTCGTCCATCGCAACGGCATGGCGAAGGTGGTCGACTTCGGCATCGCCAAGGCGGCGAACTCGAGCGGGATGACGCGCACGGGGACCCTGAAAGGCAAGGTCGCGTACATGCCGCCCGAGCAGCTCCGCGGCGATGCCCTGGATCGCCGCGCCGACGTCTTCGCGCTCGGCGTCGTGCTCTACGAGATGCTCGGCGGGAAGCGTCCCTGGGAAGGCGACAGCGAGGTGTCGCTCATCGGTCGCATGATGACGGAAGATCCACAGCCACTCTCCGTCCCGCGGCCGGAGGCGCCCGCGGGTCTCGTGGCCGTGCTCGAGCGGGCGCTGGCCAAGGATCGCGATGCGCGATACGCGAGCTGCCACGATCTGCAGGCCGATCTCGACGCGCTGCTCGTCTCTCTCGGGCAGGCGATCACGCCGGCGCGCATCTCGGATTTTGCCAAGGCGTATGCCGAGCCGGTGCAGCCGCCCGACGAGAGCACCGGCGCGGCGATGCAGGCGCTGGAAGCGGAGATGAACGGCACTGGCGCGGTCCGCGCCGTCCCCGCGCGCCGTCCGCAGCTGCGGGAAGCGCGAACCGTGGTGCTTCCGAGGCCGCCGCCGCCGCCGCCGCGGGACCGGCGGGGTATGGCGTACGGGATCGCCGCATTTCTCTGCATCGCCGCCCTGGGGGGCGCCGCGGGGTATGCATTTCTGCAGCGCCGCGGGGCGTTTGCCGCGGATATCGTGCCAATCGAGCGCGCGTCGGTAGCACCGCGGCCGGCGGAGCCGGTCGCGGAACCAGCGACTCCGCAGCTCCAGGCGACGGAGCCTCCTCCGAGCCCGACACCGCCTGTCACGGACGCCGGTGCGGCGCCAGACGCGCCGCCAGTGATGGCGCAGGCTACGCCCTCCGTGGCGCGCGCTGCGGTCCCTGCTGCGCCGGTTCCACCTGCGGTCCCGGTACCTCCTGCCCCGGAATCGCGGCAGGCTGTAGCCGCGAAACCCAAGCGCTCCATTCCGCAAGCTACTTCGCAGCCCCCGGTGCAACCGATCATTACCGCCAAGGGCGAATTGGTGCTCCTGATCCGCCCTTGGGCAAGGGTCGAGGTGGATGGCCAGGAGATCGGCGTCACCCCCCTGAACGAACCGCTGATGCTGGCGGCCGGCGAGCACACGGTCCGGCTGGTCAATCCGGATCTGGGGAAGGACATCACGCGCACCGTCCGGATCACCGCGTCAGGCCGCGAAGTGCTCAAGGAACTCCTCGACGAATAG